atttaaaaacattagatgtaacatacaaccttaataaacataactgataagaaaaacatAGACAGAAACatagattttaaagaaaaaacttgCAATGCAGGGAATCCTGGGAACTTCAGTTTAAGTTTTCcccttttaaattttacattaccattaaattttacatttaccattaatcatttaacaggtttttcctgttgcattttcacagtttttctcTGATAAAACCAGTTATTAATacaactgtaataataaattattacacaaaTGAACAGAGGTCTTCAACCCTGTTCCTGGGGACAAATCCCATACAGTTTAGCTTCAACCTAATCAAATACACCTGATGCAGCTTGATGTTGAAAGAAAGAGTACAAACTCAGTCATTATGACAGAAACActacaagaataaaaaaacacacatgaagaACCAATAAAGAACGACGTTCTGCTTTAGATTTCAATACTTtctgaaaaagacaaacatataaattaaatgtcacaatttataatgcaaaacaaTTGAGAAATGCGATCATCGGTCACGTACATTACCTGTtgtgtgaatatgtgtttgATGTTGTTTATCTCTTCTGGATCTTATGTCATAAACTAGAAGAAGGACGGTAGCCACGCCCACCAGTGCAGAGAGGGCCAATCGGATCACAGCTTCAGTAGAACCACAGCAGTGTTCAGAAACTGAGGAAAAAATACATCAATCTGAGATTAGCTCAGACAGTAAACACTAATAtcaagaatatttaaaaaacaggaTAAACCGGGACACAGATTACACAGGGGACggtatatatcatataatttaataccatGTAAATTCGTCCTCTgcacttgtttttttaagaggACAGTGGCTTTTTGCGCTAAGCGTAAGTAGCATTTAGATGTGTGTAAGGCTAGCCAAGGGCACTTGGGACAAAAATTCCACTTAATTGGACCAAAATGCCCCTTCTCAACATTTTAGGGGAAATTTTAGTGAGGATGGGTAACTATTAATAACACTACTTTGTTTACATTTGCCATATGGTTGATCCTCAAGATAGCACCCACTAGCTTCATATCCTCATTTACTACATCCATATACCTCCTCTTTGCCTCCTGCCTGGCAGCTCCATGAAACGTCCAACATATCACTCTGATGTACTCCTTCCTAATCCTGTCCAACTTTGTCACTCCCAAAGGAAAACCTCAACAATCTTCGGCTCTGCTACCTCCAGCTCTGACTCCTGTCTCTTCCTCAGCGACACTGTCTCTAAACCATACAGCATATGTCCAGTCTTAGCACTTTCCTTTGGTTCTTGCTGATGTTTTCCTATCACACAGAACTCCAGAAACCTTACTCCACCTGCCTCAACTTGCTTCTGTACCTCTATCCCACAGTCTCCATTACTCTGGACTGTTGACCCTAAGTACTTAAACCCCGTACCTTCTTCACCAGTCCATCACCAAAGCAAACAGGAAGGGGCTCAGAGCCGATCCCTTTTGTCTGACCTACAGCAAACCTCCCCACTGTCCTGCTCGTCTCATACATGTCCTGAATCACTCTGACATACTTCTGCTACTCCTGACTTCCTCGAACAGTACCACAGCTCTTGTCTTGGCACCCTGTCACGCGTTTTGTCCAAACACACAGTGCAGCTCTCTCTCACCATCCCTATACTTCTTGATCAAAATTCTCAGAATTGCATCAGTTGTGTTCTTTCTGGGCACGAAGCCATACTGCTGCTCACAAATTTTCACTACCTTCCTTAATCTAGCCTCCACTGCTCTTTCCCATAGCTTCACTGTATGGCTCATCAACTTTATCCCCCTATAGTTGCTGCAACTCTGCCCGTATTCTTTAAGATCGGCACTAATACACTTCTTCTCCATTCCTCAGGCATCTTTTCACTGTCTATAACCCTGTTGAACAAACTAGTTAAAAATTCAGACACTTCCAGACCTCCACCAGAATGTCATCAGGATCTACTGCCTTTATACTTTTCATCCTCTTCAAAGCCTTCTTGACTCATTCTTTCTAATCCATTTTCTGTTCCACAAAGTTCACTCCTTCTACTccttttctcccttttttcttcattaatcaGCTCTTTAAACTACTTCTTCCAGCTCCTCTGTACACTCTCCTCACTATCCCTATCTTTCTTCACATCCTTCCCATCTTGATCCTTTGCGTGAAAACCTGTATGGATTAGTCTGTCTTTCCCTAGTGTCTAACCTAGTGTACAACTCATTGTATGTCTTCTGCTTGATCTTAGACACCTCCCTCTTTACTTTGCGCTGTAACTCTTTGTAATCCTATCTATTCTACTCAGTCCTGTCCATGTCCCACTTCTTCTTGGCTAACCTCTTCCTCTGGATACTACCCTGAACTTCTTAATTGCATCACCAAGTCTCCTTATCTACTTTCCTCCTTCCAGATGACACACCCGTAGCTTTCTTCCTTTCACCTTGATATCTTCCGCTGTAATTTATCTATAATTTCTATACTGACtgtaaactttttaattttatagtgtATAAAATTACCAAAGCCTTTTATTCCagataaatgctgatctttggatatttctattaatcaaagaattcagaaaaatgttCTCAACCGTTTTTaccattaataacaattaaaatatatatttcttgtgCGACAAATCagcatttcagaaatgtttctgaaggataatgtgacaaGACTGGAGTATGATCTCTACTCACCATAAACAGAAACTCTGAAATCTTTTAATGACTGTTCTGGTTTAAATATCTGCAGTTTATAATCTCCAGCGTGTTGAGTTGTGGTGTctgtgatggtcagagatccagtttgatcgtccagcttcagtctgtctctgaatctcccgtcAAGAACTTCATCATATACAGTCAGGATGTCGGTCTGTTTGTTGATTTCAGCGATTATAGTATTTTCATTCCCAAACCTCCACTGAATCTCATCACCATCCTTTATTTCTGTACGACCAGAGTtgagagtgactgaatctccctccatcactgattttatttctgtgtcaccaaacagagagagagtctgtTACAAATTCAGACATTCTTGGAAATAGATAAGgaaatttcaaatgaataattctataataaaaacagaacagtctCGAAAAgcaaaattatgtattaatattgcatctggtgataaaaaaaataaaacaggtggGACAAATATTTAACTCACCAtagacagtgagagagaagaACACTTTTATGTAGTCGATCTCTTGTTCATAAGTTCcagtatgttttattgtgatgttagtgatggtcagagatccagtttgatcgttcatcttcagtctgtctctgaatctcccgtcaagaacatcatcataATATACAGTCATGATGTCAGTCTGTTTACGGATTTCAGcgattaaagtgtttttatttccaaaCCTCCACAGAATACgttgattattataaatttcaGTTTGCCGAGATTTGAGAatgactgaatctccctccatcactgatattttttctgtttaatcaaacacaaaaaacaaacagtctgTTTATAAATTCCGACTCTTAAAACTCTTTCATTCTTCTTAAGTACATAGTTCgaaaaagtaattttcaaaaaaataataaaacaataggACTGtcacaaaaaagcaaaatatttgattaacattgcattttgtgatgaaaaattaaaacaggtGGGATGAATATTTAACTGACCATAGACATTGAGATTGAAGAACACATTTATATGGTTGATCCAAAGATTGTAACCTCCAGCTTGTTGAGTTGTGGTGTTCAtaatggtcagagatccagtttgattgtccatcttcagtctgtctctgaatatcccatcaagaacatcatcatatATAGTCATGATGTCGGTCTGTTTATTGATTTCAGCGATTAAAGTGGTCTCATATGACTTCCACTGAATCACATCATTATCCGTTACCTTAGTAAGACCAGAGTtgagagtgactgaatctccctccatcactgaTATTTCATCTGtattaacaaacacacacacatacgaaGAGAAACAGACAACAGACTGATGTTATTTACCAAAGTACGTAgttcaaactttaattttgaaatgaatgatATCATAAAATAACAGAAGTGGTGTCTGGATTTATAACTGTAACTGACCAGCCGTTGACCAAACAACAGAAACCAATGgtcttttatactttaaatTTGACTACGCCTCACAATTAATGTGAGGCGTATttcaaattattgtaaaattcagactgatattattaattttagtttcgTTTAGTCTCTGTTCATTCATAAAGGATTCGGTCATGAGCAGTTAAATCTGTTTCTGTCACTGCTTCATGATCTCTTCTCCAGATTTGTAGATTTACTGAGTCATCACACATGGTTTCTGCTTTTGTGAACGTTCAGggatttcttaatattaaaatataaaacaatttaaaaaatatttaacttacCGTAGACAGCTAAACTAAAAGCCTTGTCCACACGGTTACCCCGCAGTTTATATTTTCCGGTATGTTGAATTGTGATGTtagtgatggtcagagatccagtttgatcgtccatcttcagtctgtctctaaATCTTCCATCAAGAACTTCATCATATACAGTCAGGATGTCAGCTGTGACATTGATTTCAGCGATTAAAGTGTTTTCAATCCCAAACATCCAACGAATCTCTTCACCATCCTTTATTTCAGTAAGATCAGAGTTCAGAGTGGCTGAAGTTCCTATTTTCCTCAACAAGCTGTTAACATTATTGACATTCTCGTAGTTATAACCTGCAGaaaagattttatattaaatctttAACATCATTTGATGTTGATTTAATGAAACTTCACTGATAtacttttaatgatttaaatatgaaattaataatcTGGAGATGCACAAAGAGAAAACATGatgtatgaaaagaaaaatatatcaatattagtcatatcatattattatattattcatgtGTTAAGCTTTAAAATCACTTGATGTTTGTTTAATGAAGCTTTAATCCATTTTGTCATGGATCTGCCAGGTTCTGCCACCACCCAATCTGCTTCCTGCATCTCCCTCGACTCCTCGGATCATTCTATCCCGGAAAAGATAAGAACTGATCACCACCTTGTTGAATCGGTTGAACTGTTATCTTCTATATACTGACCTGTTCATCTGCAAATTTCCCTTTTGCTCTGGTGCAAATAaacattgtaaacatttttacataccTGCTGTGTGAGTCTGCATCCATTACAGAAGCTCGGACCACACCATTAGCCCAGAATGAGCACCGACGATCCATTTCAGGAACTGGTAGATCACCTCCCATTAACACTCAGACAACCACCACCACCCACAACACCTGTGGTGCTGTTCCATCCAGTCTCATGGCCCGTCCAGTGCCCTACTCTGGCTTGGCAGAGGAGTGCAGTGGATTCCTTTTCCAGTGCTCCCTCGTGTTTGAAATGCAACCTCAGTTATACTGAACAATCAAAAATAGCATTCATTATTTCTCTACTTTCAGGATCTGCTCTttgatgagcagaaatgctgtggGGACAAGGAGGTCCCATCATCAGTTcaactgatttatttacaaCTCATTTCAGAGAGGTATTTGACCGTACTGATGGAGAAGTGTCTCAGGCGAACAGTTGTATCATCTCACACAAGGTACCAATAGATTCAAGAATACACTTTACAATTTAGCACTCTCGCAGCAGCCAGCAGATGGAACAAGAGGGCATTAACTGGAGCATAAACTATGCCTCCAACTAGCTGCTCAAGATAAATTTTGCAGATTGGAACATTTCATTCAACCTACAATCAGGTGTGCTTCTAGAATGCAATCCGCTTACAGCGTTATGCACAGTACTTCCTCCCTCCGTCAGCCAGAGCTAGGTAACCCTCCAGAAATTCAGGCCGAACCCTGGAAAGATGACACCCACTGAGCGGCAGAGGTAAATCACTTGCGGGCTGTGTCTGTACTATGGTACTTCAGGGCATTATATTCCAGCCGTCCCCCACATCCCATGGTGAGTGTGATAGACAGTTCCTGTCAAAAGATGCAACCACTTACTACATGTGTTATGCTTACTGCCTCCAATATTTCCATTTCAGTCACAGCTCTCCTTGATTCCGGGTCAGCAAGAAATTTAATTGCCGGAACCCTGTGCCGCCAGCTTCAACTACAAACCTTGATCATCGATACGATCTAAGTCTGATCGGTAACTGGGAAACTACTTAATAGGCTTAATAAGTTGGACACATGTCATTGACCATAGGACAACCACACCTGGAGCAAATCAACATGCTGGTTCTGGGGAGTTCCACCGCCGACATCATGTTAAGAAGACCGTGGTTGGTACAGCATAATCCAATCCTTTCTTGGAAAACGGGAGAAGTCCTAAAGTGGCGTAATAATTGccaattttgaatgttttcccAACTTACCTTTAATGATTCCCTGAAGACTACagttaaatattacttaaattgAGAGTCTGTTGATATTCCCGCTTTAAGGACATTTTTTGCCCCAAGAGAGCGGCTTAACTACCGCCACACTGGCCATGGGACTGTGCAATCAATCCCATTCCAGGTGAGCCAGTGCCCTGTGGAAGAATTTACCCTCTATCGCTTCCTGAGTGTGCGGCCATGGTGGAGTATGTTAAAGAGGCCTTGGAACTTTCCCTGCTGCTTcaagcttctttttttgtgtcGTCAAGAAAGATGGAGGATTAAGACCCTGTATTGACTACCGTGCACTTGACAAAATCACTGTGAAATTCAGGTACCTGTTACCCTTTAGTTCCTGCAGCTCTTGAACACCTAAAAGCCGCGCCATCTCTACCAAGTTGGATCTCCACAGGTCATATAATCTGATAAGAATCGGAAAAGGAGATGAGTGGAAGATGGCTTCTGTGACCCCTACTATTGGCGTCTTTTGATCTCAGCCGTGTATCCACCACTGCCACGCACAAATCAGGTAATCAGTTGGACCTCATCTACACTCGAAACTGCTCTACTCATCATGCCCAGGTAACACCACTGCACACATCTGACCACTTCCTGATTACATTCAACACCACCCTAACCTCTTCCAACATAACACCAAACCCTCCTCTGGTCACTTTTCGCCGTCACTTACGCACACTCTCGTCAACCTGTCTTTCCTCTGCAGTGTCACTGTCACTCCCTCCTCCTAACCGGTTCTCTTTACTAGATGTTAACACTGCTACCAATACCCTCTGCTCCACGCTAACATCCTGCCTGGACTCTTTCTGTCCTCTAACAACCAAACCTGCCCGGCCAACTCCCTCTGCCCCCTGGTTATCTGAAGTTCTCCGCGAACATCGCTCCAAACTCAGAGCTGCGGAAAGAAAATGGCGCAAAACCAAGGATCCATCGGATCTCTGTTTTAtcagtctcttctctcctcattttctaataatgtctCCACTGCTAAACGTAACTATTACCAAACAAAGATTAACAACTCCTCTGACTCACGAagcctctttaaaacattctctgctcttctctgcccACCTGTCCCCACCATCGTCATCCTTAACCTCTGatgattttgcttgtttttcattaacaaaaccacTAAGATCAGCAATCAATTTCCTGCTGCTCCTCGCCTTACGCACATCAACCCACAGCACCCCAACACATTCTCCACTTTTTCCTCCTCTCTGAAAGCGGAGGTATCAAAAATCGTCCTTGCCACGAATGCCACAACCTGCCCTTTAGATCCCATCCCTACTAACATCTTTCAGGCTATCGCTCCCTCCGTCCTCCCTGCACTCACCCACATTATCAACAACTCTATCTCCACTGGTACATTTCCCTCAGCTTTTAAGGAGGCTCGTGTTGCCCCtctccttaaaaaaacaacacttgaccctgagctcattgaaaattacagacctgtatctctcctcccattcatggctaagacactagagcgtgttgtctttaaccaaatctcctcccatctctcacaaaacaatctcctggacagcaaccaatcaggtttcaaaacCGCTTTTGAaagcttcctatagatgcccgcatcaaattcaaatccctgatgctggcctacaggacaatcacaggctccgctccctcaTACTTACACTCATTAATTGAATCATCCActccacagaaactgcacttctatcggtcattgaggcactgagacggtcaagagcacaatcaaaatcttcagtgctcatcctgttggacctgtctgctgcttttgacactgtaaaccataacattctcctatcaaccctcagacagatgggtgtctctggaacagcccttgggtggtttgagtcctacctctctggtaggtctttcagggtatcatggaggggtgatgtctcagagtctcatcacctcaatactggagtgcctcagggctcagtacttgggccactgcttttttccatctacatgacatcactgggttctgtcattctgaagcCTGGCTTCTcttatcactgctatgctgacgacactcaactccatctctcctttcaaccagacgatcccactgtttctgcacgtatttctgcatgcctaaacgacatctcagtctggatgaaggatcatcacctgcagttaaacctcacaaaaacagagctcctcgtTTTCCGCCAatcccaacatacagcacaaactatcttttcagctaggctcggctactgtatcctcgtctaggtcagctaggaaccttggagtgatcattgacgaccagctaactttcactgagcacatttcaaaaactgctcgatcttgtaggtttgtgctgtacaacatcaggaaaatcagaccatacttatcagaacacgctacacagatcctcgtccaggcactagtcctgagcagactggattactgcaacgccctccttgctggcctcccagcctctacaaccagacctcttcagatggtccagaatgcagcggctagggtggtcttcaacgaaccaaggagggcccacgtcacacccctcttcattagtttacactggcttcctatagatgcccgcatcaaattcaaatccctgatgctggcctacaggacaatcacaggctccgctccctcaTACTTACACTcattaattgaatcatatgttccctccaggttcCTCGCTCTGCAAGcagaaaggcgtcttgcagtgccttcacaaaaaggtgcaaaatcactcttgcgcaccttcacctggtctgttcctcgctggtggaacgatctgcccattaccactagggcagcagagtcactagcagtcttcaaaaaccaactcaaaactcatctttttcgtttgcacttgacccaacattgatagcactctcttcttcttcttcttcttctcctgctccttcctatccttttattgtttaaaaaaaaaaaaaaaaaaaaaaaaaaaaaaaaaaaaaagccttgtgtctgcgttaggtaagacaagaccccactcaagagcacttatgcactactgcccttttgctgatattaatttgcttctatatgcctacctcatttgtacgtcactttggataaaggcgtctgctaaatgactaaatgtaaatgtaaatgtaaatgtagtcaCTATGAGTATCTTGTTATGCCGTATGGTCTTGTCAACGCACCATTAATTTTTCAAGATTTCATGCACAAGGTATTCTGGGACTTCCTACACAAGTTTGTTTTAGGATACATTGAGGACGTTCTCATTAATTCCAGTGACTCTAACTGTTTACTATATACTGACTTGATCCCTTTTGCTCTTCCGGTGAAATAAACATTGTAAACCTTTTTACATACCTTCTGTGTGAGTCTGCATCCGTCACAGTTCCATGAACATAATTCCATCTTGTTGACTATTTCTGTTGCTGTACAGACTGGTGTCTTTGTACAGAATTTTGTTgagttttctgcatttttatgaaGATGGAAAGGCCTGGTAGAGTTTAatcctttaatatttaaagttattttgaacatttaaaagtgtattcaatataaaataacatttgttagGTGATTAGGTTGTCAGTAGCTGtctcgcgcgcacacacacgatTGTTTGTTATAAAGGGTAGAAATGCTGACCATGTAGACTGTCACAAGTCACATACTCAACTGGtttatttggggtttttttatctTATGGGAAAATATCAGACATTCTAACACTTGATGACATGCTAAACAATACATCTGCAGTACACATAAcaattaagttaaaatgttCTCAACCCTGGCGTTAGCACATTCACAGCCTAAAGACAAGGTCAACTAATCAACTCTATAACTGAACATCAAACTTTGAAAGGTCTTTCCCTttactaaaaacacattaaatagcatttaatttcaacattGATTCTACTGAAGTATGCTGGGAACTAGAAATACACTCAATCAGTGCAACGTAAATGATTTATGTAGACCCAACACAAATGAAGTtatcttaatattttacaaatgtgaTTGCACTTGTGAGTGCAAGTGAGTaaacaaatgaaagatttttcatttgttttacctTATTTTATTCAAGTAAACTGAGCAAAATCAATGGTACCAGAACAGGAACaactgaaagaataaaaaaacgcaTGTCAAACTCACCGGCCTCCAGACgccacaaacacaaacagaagaaCACTAAGTTCAGAAACGTTTTCATTATTTCGCTAAAAAGCTTGAAATGTCTGAAAACACTCAGGACCGAAGTGAGATATTTATCTGCTGAATCCTCCCTCAAGATCAGTTGGTTTCCTCTCACACGTCTGTCTCGTTTATCATCACAAAAATCTGCTAGCTTTTGCTGatcttacattttcaaatgaattctGGGCCTGtatgaaaactaaaatcagAAGagtgggtaacactttattttaaagtgtcataatacagattatttaggtacttagtagtagctaTCGGTTAGTAGCTATATATTTGTTGCAATTCGGCAACAAGCTGCGGTTTGCTTTTAATTCATTAGAgttttccctctttttcttcgctttcctttgcttttaaatgcgtagtttaaaaaagaactatgcgtattttacttttactttagcAGAAATGTGACATCAAATGCTTGAATTCAATTCAAGATACAAAATACAGTGTAGAACACAGAACTTTTATCAACAAAACTAATAATACCCACTGGCAGATCAAACCAGACACACTTATGTTTGCAAggcaaaaaacccccaaaaaacatcaCAGGATATATCTTAATTCATAAACCGGTTTTGCCTCTGTGTCGCCATCCATGTTTGAAAACCTGAAACTACAGTCCCTTGTGGAATTATATCCCATATGCCGGGTTGTGCTGAATCTATCAAACATCTTCAATGGTTTCAATCCACAAAGAAGTCAGGACAATCTCTTCAGAACTGGttcagtaataaaataacagatcaATAATCTGTAGTGAAGTCAGTCAATCATCTTTAATAGGTTTGATGTGTTTTACATCAGCTCCAGTCAGCCACAACATCCTGATCTGTTCGATAGTGTTATTTTCACAAGGGCCCGTAAATTTCTCACAGACTGGAGAtcttaaatatatcttaaagAAGCCATTTCATGTGGCCATGAGATCCGGAGAGTGCTTGTCTGGAATCTCCTGTAACTGTCTGACACTTATGGAGGTTCTTaattaaaacatcaacaacagcaaaaaaattgGAAAACTCCAACC
This window of the Puntigrus tetrazona isolate hp1 chromosome 22, ASM1883169v1, whole genome shotgun sequence genome carries:
- the LOC122327546 gene encoding uncharacterized protein LOC122327546; its protein translation is MTVYYDDVLDGRFRDRLKMNDQTGSLTITNITIKHTGTYEQEIDYIKVFFSLTVYEIKSVMEGDSVTLNSGRTEIKDGDEIQWRFGNENTIIAEINKQTDILTVYDEVLDGRFRDRLKLDDQTGSLTITDTTTQHAGDYKLQIFKPEQSLKDFRVSVYVSEHCCGSTEAVIRLALSALVGVATVLLLVYDIRSRRDKQHQTHIHTTESIEI